A region of Dermabacter vaginalis DNA encodes the following proteins:
- a CDS encoding LacI family DNA-binding transcriptional regulator, with the protein MSRPTIADIARAAGVSNTAVSFALNGRPGVAEPTRDKIMAIAHDMGWSPNRAARALSTSRVDALGLIITAPYAELARDAFFLQLIAGVERMLAESPVVLVLKIVESFEDELTAIRQWHGESRVDGLILVNPRPEDPRPELTNRLEIPTVFIGKPGTNEPFSSVFIDDALVMGTLIEDLAARGTRRVAYLHSHAHYSHGEARLAALRRHREGLTAIDHGIPSNSITEAHAAIRDFVSMLDLTPATTFVCESEDLTLATLRALQDLEINVPADAGVVSWESSPGLTLRSPAVSTLERSPADMGEAAVDLLRDMRDNPGPGPRTRELECPRLHARDTLPANTQG; encoded by the coding sequence ATGTCCCGCCCCACTATCGCCGATATCGCTCGCGCAGCCGGTGTTTCTAACACTGCTGTCTCGTTCGCGCTCAACGGGCGGCCGGGAGTCGCCGAGCCTACACGCGACAAAATCATGGCGATCGCCCACGACATGGGCTGGAGTCCCAACAGGGCAGCACGGGCGCTCTCAACTTCGCGCGTTGACGCGCTCGGGCTCATCATCACCGCCCCCTATGCCGAACTTGCACGCGACGCGTTCTTTCTCCAGCTCATCGCGGGGGTTGAACGCATGCTCGCCGAAAGCCCCGTCGTTCTCGTTCTCAAGATTGTCGAGAGCTTCGAGGATGAGCTCACGGCGATTCGCCAGTGGCACGGCGAGTCCCGCGTCGACGGGCTCATCCTCGTCAATCCACGCCCCGAGGACCCCCGGCCGGAGCTCACGAACCGGCTTGAAATTCCCACCGTGTTTATTGGCAAACCAGGCACAAACGAGCCGTTCTCCTCGGTGTTCATCGATGACGCCCTCGTCATGGGCACGCTCATCGAGGACCTCGCCGCCCGTGGAACCAGGCGCGTTGCCTACCTCCATTCGCACGCCCACTACAGCCACGGCGAAGCGCGCCTCGCGGCCCTCAGGCGACACCGCGAGGGACTCACCGCGATCGACCACGGCATCCCCTCGAACAGCATCACCGAGGCCCACGCCGCGATCCGCGATTTCGTCTCGATGCTCGACCTCACCCCCGCGACGACGTTCGTGTGCGAAAGCGAGGACCTCACGCTCGCAACCCTGCGCGCGCTCCAAGACCTCGAGATCAACGTTCCCGCAGATGCAGGCGTGGTGTCATGGGAATCGTCGCCAGGCCTCACGCTGCGCAGTCCCGCGGTTTCGACACTCGAGCGAAGCCCCGCCGACATGGGCGAAGCAGCCGTCGACCTCCTCCGCGACATGCGCGACAATCCGGGGCCGGGGCCGCGCACGCGCGAGCTCGAGTGCCCGCGGCTTCACGCGCGCGACACACTCCCCGCGAATACTCAGGGCTAA
- a CDS encoding glycoside hydrolase 5 family protein yields MNQQHAWGANYTPRKGWFHSWANLDLGSVENDFATLADLGLDHVRIFPLWPLLQPNRTFIDTKAIDDVLAVTDAAGSVGLTVSVDLLQGHLSSFDFLPAWVSTWHRRNIFTDPDVVSGQHTLARTLASELVTRTHVSGLTLGNEIGQFAAPRHPERHEITPEEAHGWLDGMLAEIRGAFPRGSHHHCFDDDTWFVDAHPFTPRAAVELGDSTTVHSWIFGGAAQRYGVDAPELPHFARYLLEVADLWHRVSGQPSDRPVWLQEVGAPTPWVSPENAADFLEGTVRAALGYRNLSGITWWCSHDVSRTLADFPDLEYSLGLIDSNGEVKPAGERLRELISLEKAGELSATPTSTQSVIVEGLRPDGSNRSLTNTGSDVFGEWMDFARRGEYRSLELG; encoded by the coding sequence GTGAATCAACAGCATGCATGGGGCGCGAACTACACCCCCCGAAAGGGATGGTTCCACTCCTGGGCGAACCTCGACCTCGGCTCGGTCGAAAACGACTTTGCCACGCTTGCCGATCTCGGCCTCGACCACGTGCGCATTTTCCCCCTGTGGCCGCTCTTGCAGCCCAACCGCACCTTCATTGACACGAAAGCGATCGACGATGTTCTGGCCGTCACCGACGCCGCCGGAAGCGTGGGCCTCACTGTCTCCGTTGATCTCCTCCAAGGACACCTCTCGAGCTTCGATTTCCTGCCAGCTTGGGTGAGTACGTGGCACCGCCGCAACATCTTCACGGACCCCGACGTCGTGAGCGGCCAGCACACGCTCGCCCGCACCCTCGCGAGCGAACTCGTTACCCGCACACACGTTTCGGGTCTCACCCTTGGCAACGAAATCGGGCAGTTTGCGGCCCCACGGCACCCCGAGCGCCATGAGATTACCCCTGAAGAAGCCCACGGGTGGCTCGACGGCATGCTTGCCGAGATCCGCGGCGCCTTCCCGCGCGGATCCCACCACCATTGCTTTGACGACGACACGTGGTTCGTGGATGCCCACCCGTTCACGCCCCGGGCCGCGGTCGAACTTGGCGACTCCACAACCGTGCACTCGTGGATCTTTGGCGGTGCCGCCCAACGTTACGGTGTCGATGCACCTGAGCTTCCCCACTTCGCCCGTTACCTGCTCGAGGTTGCGGATTTGTGGCACAGGGTGAGCGGGCAACCGTCGGACCGCCCCGTGTGGCTCCAGGAGGTGGGCGCCCCCACCCCTTGGGTGAGCCCCGAGAACGCCGCCGATTTCCTCGAGGGGACCGTTCGCGCCGCTCTCGGGTACCGGAACCTCTCGGGTATCACCTGGTGGTGCTCGCATGATGTTTCGCGAACGCTTGCCGACTTCCCAGATCTGGAATATAGCCTGGGTCTCATCGACTCCAACGGCGAAGTGAAGCCCGCGGGCGAGCGCCTGCGGGAGCTCATTTCTCTCGAGAAAGCCGGCGAGCTTTCCGCGACCCCAACCTCGACGCAGAGCGTGATCGTGGAAGGGCTCAGGCCCGATGGATCGAACCGCTCCCTCACCAATACAGGATCCGATGTCTTCGGCGAATGGATGGACTTCGCTCGCCGTGGAGAGTACCGAAGCCTCGAGCTCGGATAA
- a CDS encoding alpha-mannosidase has translation MFNNRAHSEDRVRRFLAEQLPARRHLDTAPVTIEAWEVPGEPVPFAEAKAQNYSPIEVGARWGRPWSTLWLHVTGEVPEEWVSDDERDIELQLNLSFTNMPGFQAEALIWNTDGTTVKAINPYNQYLTLEPGTTSFEYYLELAANPNVAGDWTFAPTTLGEWESVGDDPIYDLTELRLAWRSTTIWELEQDVVALSGLMHELPEDSTRRQDILRCLDDALDVADPDDLHATAHDAREVLRRELDKPANASAMTVIATGHAHIDSAWLWPVRETVRKCARTFSNVCWLLEHYDDLTFSCSSAQQYQWIRDFYPELFERLKTHVANGRFIPVGGMWVESDTNMPGSEAMARQFIQGKSFFLREFGLETTETWLPDSFGYSGALPQICAAAGNTNFLTQKVSWNQYSVFPHHTFWWEGIDGTTQYTHFPPADTYNCQLTGKELAYVEKNYKDKGRSHIALSPTGWGDGGGGPTREQLAASRRAANLEGSPKVEFSSPTAFFERSRAEYADAPRWNGELYLELHRGTYSSQIRGKQGNRRSEALMHDVEKWSALAARLDESFEYPYDEINELWEKVLLLQFHDILPGSAIAWVHKETEHNYEGIAERGEALVEKALDAIARARGSAGESGGASVGAGAVTCEESDGCFALSNGHVFARIDGEGHLVSLRAGESGRELIAPGAKGALLQLHRDTPNAWDSWDIDEFYRRVGRDLAAVGPVSVEREGEAVHVRTTYETRTDGVHTKEHPYPGAPSNGAGSRITLTYVLAPGAKGLEIVLDVDWHERKKVLKLAFPFDLRASHMASEIQFGHIERPIPVNTIDDFGRFETCAHRWVRIHEGGQAGAAVSLSNDSSYGHDVRRCLRENDGGTTTIVRATVIRAAEFPDPRAEEGEYRMRYSLVPGASIAEAIDEGVRLNQVPRDIDEDLVGEALARIEGEGTSLRIQTLKLAEDQSGDVIVRLYESEGVRGEGTVVVPGAKDIVAVDLLERELTEESVLHYQAQRAEGEQIEVAARPFQIVTLRARF, from the coding sequence ATGTTCAACAACCGCGCGCACAGTGAGGATCGAGTCCGACGGTTCCTCGCCGAACAACTCCCCGCGAGGCGCCACCTCGATACCGCGCCCGTCACGATCGAAGCGTGGGAGGTGCCCGGCGAGCCCGTGCCCTTCGCCGAAGCGAAAGCGCAAAACTATAGCCCCATCGAGGTCGGCGCGCGCTGGGGTCGCCCCTGGTCGACCCTGTGGCTGCACGTGACGGGTGAGGTCCCCGAGGAGTGGGTGAGCGACGACGAACGCGACATCGAACTCCAGCTCAACCTCTCCTTCACGAACATGCCGGGCTTCCAGGCCGAGGCGCTCATCTGGAATACCGACGGCACGACCGTCAAGGCGATCAATCCCTACAACCAGTACCTCACGCTCGAACCCGGCACCACGAGCTTCGAGTACTACCTTGAACTCGCCGCCAACCCCAATGTCGCCGGCGACTGGACGTTTGCCCCCACGACGCTCGGTGAGTGGGAGAGCGTGGGAGACGACCCGATCTACGACCTCACGGAACTTCGCCTCGCGTGGCGGTCGACAACCATCTGGGAACTCGAGCAGGACGTCGTTGCCCTGAGCGGCCTCATGCATGAACTGCCCGAGGACAGCACGCGTCGCCAGGACATCCTCCGCTGCCTCGACGATGCGCTTGACGTCGCCGATCCGGACGATCTGCACGCGACGGCTCACGACGCGCGCGAGGTACTGCGTCGCGAACTCGACAAGCCCGCCAATGCCTCCGCGATGACCGTGATCGCGACCGGCCACGCCCACATTGACTCCGCGTGGCTCTGGCCCGTGCGCGAGACCGTGCGCAAATGCGCGCGCACCTTCTCCAACGTGTGCTGGCTCCTCGAACATTACGACGACCTCACGTTCTCGTGTTCATCGGCGCAGCAGTACCAGTGGATCCGCGATTTTTACCCCGAGCTTTTCGAGCGCCTCAAGACACATGTCGCGAACGGTCGTTTCATCCCCGTGGGCGGCATGTGGGTCGAGTCCGACACAAACATGCCCGGCTCCGAAGCGATGGCCCGCCAGTTCATTCAGGGCAAGAGCTTCTTCCTTCGCGAATTTGGGCTCGAAACGACAGAAACCTGGCTGCCCGATTCCTTCGGCTATTCGGGCGCGCTCCCGCAGATCTGTGCGGCCGCCGGCAACACCAACTTCCTCACCCAAAAGGTCAGCTGGAACCAGTACTCGGTGTTCCCGCACCACACGTTCTGGTGGGAGGGCATCGACGGCACGACCCAGTACACGCACTTCCCGCCCGCCGACACCTACAACTGCCAGCTCACCGGCAAAGAACTCGCATACGTCGAGAAGAATTACAAGGACAAGGGCCGCAGCCACATCGCGCTCAGCCCGACCGGCTGGGGTGATGGCGGTGGCGGCCCCACGCGCGAGCAGCTCGCGGCGAGTCGCAGGGCCGCGAACCTCGAGGGTTCGCCGAAGGTCGAGTTCTCGAGCCCCACCGCATTTTTCGAGCGCAGCCGCGCCGAGTACGCCGATGCGCCCCGCTGGAACGGTGAGCTGTACCTCGAGCTGCACCGCGGCACGTACTCGTCGCAGATCCGGGGTAAGCAGGGCAACCGCCGAAGTGAAGCGCTCATGCACGACGTCGAGAAATGGAGCGCGCTCGCGGCACGCCTAGACGAGAGCTTTGAATACCCCTACGACGAGATCAACGAACTGTGGGAGAAGGTTCTCCTCCTCCAGTTCCACGACATCCTGCCCGGAAGCGCGATCGCCTGGGTACACAAGGAAACCGAGCACAACTACGAGGGCATCGCGGAGCGCGGCGAGGCGCTCGTAGAAAAGGCTCTCGACGCCATTGCGCGCGCTCGCGGCAGCGCGGGCGAGAGCGGCGGCGCGAGCGTGGGAGCGGGTGCCGTGACGTGCGAGGAGTCCGACGGCTGCTTCGCCCTCAGTAACGGTCACGTTTTCGCGCGGATTGACGGCGAAGGCCACCTCGTGAGCCTCCGCGCTGGCGAAAGCGGCCGCGAGCTCATTGCTCCCGGCGCCAAGGGCGCGCTGCTCCAGCTTCACCGCGATACCCCCAACGCGTGGGATTCGTGGGACATAGACGAGTTTTATCGCCGTGTTGGTAGGGACCTGGCAGCCGTCGGACCCGTGAGCGTGGAGCGCGAAGGCGAGGCGGTGCACGTGCGCACCACCTACGAGACTCGCACGGACGGCGTGCACACGAAGGAGCACCCGTACCCCGGAGCGCCCTCGAACGGGGCCGGCTCGAGGATCACGCTCACGTATGTGCTCGCCCCCGGCGCTAAGGGCCTCGAGATTGTGCTCGACGTCGACTGGCACGAGCGCAAGAAGGTTCTCAAGCTCGCGTTCCCGTTCGATCTGCGTGCATCGCACATGGCGAGCGAAATTCAATTCGGGCACATTGAGCGCCCCATCCCTGTGAATACGATCGATGACTTCGGTCGGTTCGAGACGTGCGCGCACCGCTGGGTGCGCATCCATGAGGGGGGCCAAGCTGGCGCTGCTGTGTCCCTGTCGAACGACTCGTCGTACGGCCACGACGTGCGCCGATGCCTTCGCGAGAATGACGGTGGAACGACGACGATCGTGCGCGCGACCGTGATCCGCGCCGCCGAGTTCCCCGATCCGCGCGCCGAAGAAGGCGAGTATCGGATGCGGTACTCACTCGTGCCCGGTGCGTCGATCGCCGAAGCGATCGACGAAGGTGTGCGCCTCAATCAGGTGCCGCGCGATATCGACGAGGACCTTGTTGGTGAGGCGCTTGCGCGCATCGAGGGCGAGGGCACGTCGCTGCGAATCCAGACGCTCAAGCTTGCCGAGGATCAGTCGGGCGACGTGATCGTGCGTCTGTACGAGTCCGAGGGCGTGCGCGGCGAAGGTACCGTCGTGGTTCCAGGCGCGAAGGACATCGTTGCCGTGGACCTCCTCGAGCGTGAGCTCACCGAGGAATCGGTGCTGCACTACCAGGCGCAGCGCGCCGAGGGGGAGCAGATCGAGGTTGCGGCGCGGCCGTTCCAGATCGTGACCCTCCGCGCCCGTTTTTAA
- a CDS encoding ABC transporter substrate-binding protein produces MKTTRRAVLGAGVGLMGLTLAGCGLSGGGGSAEQEKAAKEAKEGKVEGEISFQTWSLKNEKFTPYFEDLVARFEKENPGVKVKWMDQPGEGYEDKLLGQANSGALPDVVNVPPNFAYSLAKNGMLLDLAKADEKLKDVYVEGGVKAYEMPGIDGSYGYPWYLGTDMSWWNIDALSKFGVSEDSLPTNFDELYDLAMEAAKQGGSAPIISSLPEIIITSGDDGKFNFNTDENVDFLQRYVELYKAKAMPVEVLSDNYTGNAQLYKQEKVLWTTATSSYPTELKTDNPGLIDKTVVTKRMGEPPLFVQGIAVSAKSKAPAAALAFAKFATNTENQIEFVKLAQGFLPGTKEAAADPSKFAEKSDIELQNKAVELAAESMKTAVDPTNVMWTEDMKTNMGQQMALAMRGDITAKEALDAAVKYGNDQLS; encoded by the coding sequence ATGAAAACAACTCGTCGCGCGGTTCTCGGTGCGGGCGTGGGGCTCATGGGGCTCACCCTCGCGGGATGCGGTCTGAGCGGTGGCGGCGGCAGCGCCGAACAGGAGAAGGCCGCCAAGGAAGCCAAAGAGGGCAAGGTTGAGGGCGAGATTTCGTTCCAAACCTGGTCGCTCAAGAACGAAAAGTTCACCCCCTACTTTGAAGACCTCGTCGCGAGGTTCGAGAAGGAGAACCCCGGCGTCAAGGTGAAGTGGATGGACCAGCCGGGCGAAGGCTATGAGGACAAGCTTCTTGGGCAGGCAAACTCCGGTGCGCTCCCAGACGTCGTCAACGTTCCGCCGAACTTCGCGTACTCGCTCGCGAAAAACGGCATGCTCCTCGACCTCGCGAAGGCCGACGAGAAGCTCAAAGACGTGTACGTCGAGGGCGGCGTTAAGGCCTACGAAATGCCGGGAATCGACGGCAGCTATGGCTATCCCTGGTACCTCGGTACCGACATGTCCTGGTGGAACATCGATGCGCTGAGCAAGTTTGGCGTGAGCGAAGATTCGCTGCCCACAAACTTCGACGAGCTCTACGACCTGGCCATGGAAGCCGCCAAGCAAGGGGGATCCGCCCCGATCATCTCCTCGCTCCCCGAAATCATCATCACCTCTGGTGACGACGGCAAGTTCAACTTCAACACCGACGAAAACGTTGATTTCCTCCAGAGGTACGTGGAGCTGTACAAGGCCAAGGCCATGCCGGTCGAAGTGCTGAGCGATAACTACACGGGCAACGCTCAGCTGTATAAGCAGGAGAAAGTCCTCTGGACGACCGCGACCTCGAGCTACCCCACCGAGCTCAAGACCGATAACCCCGGCCTCATCGACAAGACTGTCGTGACGAAGCGCATGGGAGAGCCGCCACTCTTCGTGCAGGGCATTGCCGTATCGGCGAAATCGAAGGCTCCTGCCGCGGCGCTCGCCTTCGCGAAGTTTGCGACGAACACTGAGAACCAGATCGAATTCGTCAAGCTCGCACAGGGCTTCTTGCCCGGCACGAAAGAAGCGGCGGCGGATCCCAGCAAGTTCGCCGAGAAATCCGACATCGAGCTGCAGAACAAGGCTGTTGAGCTCGCCGCGGAGTCGATGAAGACCGCAGTCGACCCCACGAATGTCATGTGGACCGAAGACATGAAGACAAACATGGGCCAGCAAATGGCGCTCGCGATGCGTGGCGACATCACGGCGAAAGAGGCGCTCGACGCCGCCGTGAAGTACGGCAACGATCAGCTCAGCTGA
- a CDS encoding carbohydrate ABC transporter permease, with translation MHSYKWYVPWLLVGPAVLWVVVFALWPFVNTVVLSFTNARPLTGGTFVAFDNYAALFSDSRVWTSLGTTLLFTVACVPLLTFLPLLLALLVHRVIPGISFFRTTFYFPVIASVVVVALIFQWLFDSRGVINETLQFLGLVQGPLPFLASRWGLIFTAVVLTVWKGLGYYMVVYLAALANVGNELHEAAAMDGASAWRRFWSVTVPGVRGAMFLVSALITVSGMRVFSELYVLSKGSGGPGGEASSLVMLVQQVGSGLNGRLGYASALSVLLFLFTVGPLILVAYLNNRPDSNAH, from the coding sequence GTGCATTCATACAAGTGGTACGTGCCGTGGCTCCTCGTGGGACCCGCGGTCCTGTGGGTCGTCGTATTTGCTCTCTGGCCGTTCGTCAATACTGTGGTCTTGAGTTTCACGAATGCGCGCCCACTCACGGGCGGAACCTTTGTCGCTTTCGACAACTATGCAGCGCTCTTTAGTGATTCGCGCGTGTGGACATCACTTGGGACAACGCTCCTCTTCACCGTCGCGTGCGTTCCCCTTCTGACGTTCCTGCCGCTCTTACTTGCCCTCCTCGTCCACCGCGTCATTCCCGGCATTTCGTTCTTCCGCACGACGTTCTATTTCCCGGTGATCGCGTCGGTCGTCGTCGTGGCCCTCATCTTCCAGTGGCTCTTCGACTCGCGCGGCGTGATCAACGAAACCTTGCAGTTCCTCGGCCTTGTCCAAGGGCCACTGCCGTTCCTGGCCTCGAGATGGGGCCTCATCTTCACGGCCGTCGTCCTCACCGTGTGGAAGGGCCTCGGCTACTACATGGTTGTGTACCTCGCGGCACTTGCCAACGTCGGCAACGAGCTCCACGAGGCCGCCGCCATGGACGGCGCGAGCGCCTGGCGCCGCTTCTGGTCGGTCACCGTGCCCGGCGTGCGCGGCGCCATGTTCCTCGTGAGCGCCCTCATCACCGTGAGCGGCATGCGCGTGTTCTCCGAACTGTACGTGCTCTCGAAAGGCTCGGGTGGACCCGGTGGCGAGGCGTCGTCGCTCGTGATGCTTGTCCAGCAGGTCGGCTCGGGCCTCAACGGCAGGCTCGGATACGCGTCAGCGCTCTCCGTGCTGCTGTTCCTCTTCACGGTGGGGCCGCTCATCCTCGTGGCCTACCTCAACAACCGGCCAGATTCGAACGCGCACTAA
- a CDS encoding carbohydrate ABC transporter permease, giving the protein MSTLETGAGTVNQEAVGTSPRTYRNTNRPWRSKESGGFHKPTLAGLIVRYVLLVAVFLVSVGPFLWQLSTSFKGPRDPIYQFPPSLIPSDFTLHNYVEVANTVPILGYAWHSLIVAVTLAIANVVFSTLAGYALGCLRFKGKKIALGILFSTLLLPGEVTLMSQFLTIKSLGLADSLAGVVLPGLIGAVNVLLMMAACRSIPPALLDAAVIDGASTWQIITRVVWPNVRGMASVVAIFAFIGGWDDFLWPLLVLSDPDKYTLTVGMQYLNSNFGSNPRVIAAGTMIALVPIIIFFAVFQRFFFKGVEDGAVKG; this is encoded by the coding sequence ATGTCCACTCTTGAAACCGGGGCCGGCACCGTGAACCAGGAAGCCGTCGGAACCTCGCCTCGCACCTATCGCAACACGAACCGCCCGTGGCGCAGCAAGGAGTCAGGGGGGTTTCATAAGCCGACGCTTGCCGGGTTGATCGTGCGCTACGTTTTGCTCGTGGCGGTTTTCCTCGTGTCGGTGGGGCCGTTCCTGTGGCAACTCAGTACGAGCTTCAAAGGCCCGAGAGACCCGATCTACCAGTTCCCGCCGTCGCTCATCCCCAGCGATTTCACGCTCCACAACTATGTGGAGGTCGCCAACACTGTTCCGATTCTTGGCTACGCGTGGCATTCGCTCATCGTTGCCGTGACGCTGGCGATTGCGAATGTCGTGTTCTCGACCCTTGCGGGTTATGCCCTCGGGTGCCTCAGATTCAAGGGCAAGAAGATTGCTCTGGGGATCCTCTTTTCCACGCTCCTTTTGCCCGGCGAAGTAACGCTTATGAGCCAGTTCCTCACGATCAAATCGCTGGGCCTCGCCGACTCGCTCGCGGGCGTTGTGCTTCCCGGCCTGATCGGCGCAGTCAACGTCCTGCTCATGATGGCGGCGTGCCGCTCGATTCCGCCGGCGCTGCTCGATGCTGCCGTGATCGATGGTGCGAGCACCTGGCAGATCATCACGCGTGTGGTGTGGCCGAACGTTCGCGGCATGGCGAGCGTCGTTGCGATCTTCGCGTTCATCGGTGGGTGGGATGACTTCCTGTGGCCGCTGCTTGTGCTGAGCGATCCCGATAAATACACGCTCACCGTGGGTATGCAGTATCTCAACTCGAACTTCGGTTCGAACCCGCGCGTGATTGCTGCGGGCACCATGATTGCGCTCGTGCCGATTATTATCTTCTTCGCCGTATTCCAGCGTTTCTTCTTCAAAGGAGTGGAGGACGGCGCCGTCAAGGGATAG
- a CDS encoding extracellular solute-binding protein — protein sequence MHPPVTVTSEIPRRGFLRVAGGAAVALPLGMLAGCGTERDASTLRIAFQQFGSDTNLQRWLAGVAEAFTAKNPGTSVELVPIVAATNDYFTKNELLMASPRSCPDVVFEDSFILQSDIAAGYLQPIDDLVEAWEAWETFYPASKEAAKDPEGRVHFIPTETDTRGIYYNKRVFEKAGLPTEWQPRTWDDIAETAAVIRDANIGATGMFMFCGKAQGETASMQGFEMLLYGTKDTLYNPDTQKWVAGSQGFIDSLAFFKRQFDEGLTLPVARHFDPNLMDAVQATMFPEGELGILVDGSWISFLWAEGSLAPWPTWPEDVGVAAMPTQHGETPGSTTLSGGWGWTIPTHARDRDMSFELIKDLCSLEKQVQRNISGGTLTTRRDVAMNEEYRSYSPTVGFFTDMLESAYYRPAFAVYPEVSTALQDTMDTVMVGDKTPEQAAKWYDAKLIELVGEENVETRKA from the coding sequence ATGCACCCACCCGTGACGGTCACGAGCGAAATTCCACGCCGCGGGTTTCTCAGGGTTGCGGGTGGTGCCGCTGTGGCGCTTCCCCTCGGGATGCTCGCGGGCTGCGGAACTGAGCGCGACGCCTCGACACTGCGAATAGCTTTCCAGCAGTTCGGCTCCGACACGAACCTCCAGCGGTGGCTCGCGGGGGTTGCGGAGGCGTTTACCGCGAAAAACCCGGGCACGAGCGTTGAACTCGTGCCGATCGTTGCCGCGACGAACGACTACTTCACGAAAAACGAGCTGCTCATGGCCTCGCCGCGCAGCTGCCCCGACGTTGTCTTCGAAGATTCCTTCATTCTCCAATCCGACATCGCCGCCGGCTACCTCCAACCGATCGACGATCTCGTTGAAGCGTGGGAAGCCTGGGAAACCTTCTACCCGGCCTCCAAGGAGGCTGCCAAGGACCCCGAGGGGCGCGTGCACTTCATTCCCACGGAGACGGATACGCGCGGCATCTACTACAACAAGAGAGTGTTTGAGAAGGCGGGGCTTCCCACCGAGTGGCAGCCGCGTACGTGGGACGACATTGCCGAAACCGCCGCGGTGATCCGCGACGCGAACATCGGTGCTACCGGGATGTTCATGTTCTGCGGAAAGGCCCAGGGGGAGACGGCCTCGATGCAGGGGTTCGAGATGCTCCTGTATGGCACAAAAGACACGCTCTACAACCCCGACACACAAAAATGGGTCGCGGGCTCGCAAGGGTTCATCGACTCTCTCGCGTTCTTCAAGCGCCAATTTGATGAGGGCCTTACGCTGCCCGTTGCCCGCCATTTCGACCCCAACCTCATGGATGCCGTGCAAGCCACGATGTTCCCCGAGGGAGAACTCGGCATTCTCGTGGACGGCTCGTGGATTTCATTTCTCTGGGCCGAGGGGAGCCTTGCACCGTGGCCCACGTGGCCCGAGGACGTTGGCGTTGCTGCCATGCCCACCCAGCACGGCGAAACCCCGGGTTCTACGACGCTTTCTGGTGGCTGGGGCTGGACGATCCCCACGCACGCTCGCGACCGCGACATGTCGTTCGAGCTCATTAAAGATCTGTGCTCGCTCGAGAAACAGGTGCAGCGGAATATCTCCGGCGGCACTCTCACCACGAGAAGGGACGTCGCGATGAACGAGGAGTACAGGTCATATTCGCCGACCGTCGGATTCTTCACCGACATGCTCGAATCTGCGTACTACCGCCCGGCGTTCGCGGTCTATCCCGAAGTGTCGACCGCCCTCCAGGACACGATGGACACCGTGATGGTGGGCGACAAAACCCCCGAGCAGGCTGCGAAGTGGTACGACGCGAAACTCATCGAGCTCGTGGGTGAGGAGAACGTCGAAACCCGCAAAGCCTGA
- a CDS encoding carbohydrate ABC transporter permease: MTAQTHTNTIVRRRKPIRITTILKYIALTAGALVSLFPFYWMFILATHPSSAIFKFPPDVLPGDRLGTNIETITSKINIWAAMGNTLVVALSVTVLGLFISSITAFTFAKFEFPGKKGLFLIIMATFLLPAQLASIPQFLFMSKLGWTGDLKALIFPSLASAFGVFWLRQYATNSISTELLEAARIDGCGFLRQYRHVCLPLIRPALAFLGMFTFIGAWNDFMWPLIVLTNPDKLTLQVALSQLKTAHGSDYGMLMASALIAVVPLIIVFIIGAKQFIAGIAEGAVKS; this comes from the coding sequence ATGACAGCTCAGACTCATACGAACACGATTGTGCGCCGCCGCAAACCGATCCGGATCACCACGATCCTCAAATACATTGCGCTCACGGCGGGTGCGCTCGTCTCGTTGTTCCCGTTCTACTGGATGTTCATTCTCGCGACCCACCCGTCGTCCGCGATCTTCAAGTTCCCGCCGGATGTGCTTCCCGGCGATCGTCTCGGCACCAACATCGAGACCATCACCTCGAAGATCAACATTTGGGCGGCGATGGGCAACACCCTGGTCGTGGCCCTGTCCGTGACGGTGCTCGGGCTCTTCATCTCGTCGATCACCGCATTCACCTTCGCGAAGTTCGAGTTCCCCGGCAAAAAAGGCCTCTTCCTCATCATCATGGCCACGTTCCTTCTGCCGGCCCAGCTCGCGAGCATCCCGCAGTTCCTGTTCATGAGCAAGCTCGGTTGGACCGGCGACCTCAAGGCCCTGATCTTCCCGTCGCTCGCGAGTGCGTTCGGCGTGTTCTGGCTTCGGCAGTACGCCACGAACTCCATCTCAACGGAGCTTCTCGAGGCCGCGCGCATCGACGGTTGTGGCTTCCTGCGCCAGTACCGCCACGTGTGCCTCCCGCTCATCAGGCCGGCCCTCGCCTTCCTTGGCATGTTCACCTTCATCGGCGCATGGAACGACTTCATGTGGCCCCTCATCGTGCTCACGAACCCCGATAAACTCACGCTCCAGGTCGCATTGAGCCAGCTCAAGACAGCCCACGGAAGCGACTACGGCATGCTCATGGCCTCCGCTCTGATCGCGGTCGTGCCGCTCATCATCGTGTTCATCATTGGCGCGAAGCAGTTCATCGCGGGTATCGCCGAGGGCGCGGTGAAATCCTAG